The Xiphophorus maculatus strain JP 163 A chromosome 21, X_maculatus-5.0-male, whole genome shotgun sequence genome window below encodes:
- the zisupton gene encoding uncharacterized protein LOC102220758 isoform X3, with amino-acid sequence MASRATYNKVFEKVWGASGGWAVITCPCGIIYSVKFNLRAESPRDFADLLLSWKFFPNITVYDYPRGLVSHLKKRCAKDTPFTIHDGRLVEATPENIRQATEKKLAVNLPWLKHRKEPEDKGGHPVTGSLEHYCLSDVFHQGNSKDEKDVLRKIEMVPELAGRLNSQCAEQLFAGMRKNNYFLNMLNPSTHIFLQRNILHHFNLRKNTKTKQNILKVAGPHANLVLDKNGCIIMGCEKNQQHACSLEASVIQTHQCSLDDSLTSLQTTGANKFTWTQKPNNTEITLLAQVLDQTRDPAEYVACVDGQVLTRGDMFTLGLSQDMNGQILNSCLKVVERMCINKVCQFM; translated from the exons ATGGCTTCTAGAGCCACATATAACAAGGTTTTTGAGAAAGTGTGGGGTGCCTCTG gTGGATGGGCTGTAATCACTTGTCCCTGTGGCATTATTTATTCTGTAAAGTTTAACCTGAGAGCGGAGAGCCCTAGAGACTTTGCAGACCTTCTTTTATCCTGGAAGTTTTTTCCCAATATTACAGTGTATGACTACCCCAGGGGATTGGTAAGTCATCTAAAGAAGAGGTGTGCTAAGGATACCCCATTTACCATCCACGATGGTAGATTGGTTGAGGCCACCCCTGAAAACATAAGACAagctactgaaaaaaaacttgctgTAAACTTACCCTGGTTGAAGCACAGGAAAGAACCAGAAGACAAGGGAGGGCATCCTGTCACTGGCTCATTAGAGCATTATTGTCTGAGTGACGTTTTCCACCAAGGCAATAGTAAGGATGAGAAGGATGTCTTGCGGAAGATTGAGATGGTTCCGGAACTGGCAGGAAGATTAAACAGCCAGTGTGCAGAGCAACTATTTGCAGGCATGAGGAAAAATAACTACTTCCTGAATATGCTCAACCCATCCACGCACATctttctgcaaagaaacatCCTCCACCATTTCAATCTTAGGAAgaacacaaaaaccaaacaaaacattctaAAAGTTGCGGGGCCGCATGCAAATTTGGTCCTAGACAAAAATGGATGCATCATAATGG GCTGTGAGAAAAACCAGCAACATGCTTGCAGTTTGGAAGCCAGCGTTATTCAAACTCACCAATGTTCTCTTGATGACTCTTTGACAAGCTTACAAACAACTGGAGCAAATAAATTCACCTGGACTCAAAAGCCTAATAACACAGAAATTACTTtg CTTGCTCAAGTATTGGACCAAACCAGAGATCCAGCTGAATATGTTGCTTGTGTTGATGGGCAGGTCCTCACCAGAGGAGACATGTTCACTCTTGGTTTATCGCAAGACATGAATGGGCAG ATTCTGAACTCCTGTCTGAAAGTTGTTGAAAGAATGTGCATCAACAAGGTATGTCAATTTATGTAA
- the zisupton gene encoding uncharacterized protein LOC102220758 isoform X1: MQKPGSQQKMHVSICNTGIGAKIVPYCMNNKYYCPLCSYSADESYKVKNHIARTAVVQHNEFHIFRCGLPCRDTTHFHCPYCFSTIDRRDRFVNHLVNHRMTFHMVSSCAAAQPPVHLPATDIQATQAPVRPAATDIQATQAPVRPAATDIQATQAPVRSEDMITCEMCNLRLRKKNLRIHLKRKHHEKVELISQNHHLRSQCVDAKKGVFAVQKSFCGPSKPIHVIKNTWSQFHRSECELDRCNVNAQFAKRSGILPFECEHIQSLRFCPRATDSEGPLSETTLNILVDNLWFSVKRKEELLKNQQEALSSNTPFSVLLFGSGTDTTFHVSIFEPKMAFFSRLGRVIVTYDKGKNTWHCACTEGKRSCTHKATAKWHLFEKMPDMFKAAVHSEEDVMCGTTVSECQEESGSITDDAAERIIKYLIYHKKIPADLPDSLITRSRDAKSLNGFPKHLIPSETECTECGQHASLGDPQLLSSTAKIVTLTGVVKGISTYRKTCPNCSMVYRYQDWEDGIHNFNDHLLLSIHFCLVLRNALQTHTAVSRIIETIEYTEGENFPFKDRILQAYLSFEGLSDHDYQYSCDSCGYHPAIVVMDLHKKGVFSMPVSEIPNPPQQYNGEVNARSFWEAVTMEVISRGLYPPGCKNPFVVKPTYHNWSPWIGPQTRRSDILINTESEKVHLPDSDSDVDQFLTEERLADEVLNLKLPEIRRLCSQCGIDSRGSKMDLVLHLRDKMASRATYNKVFEKVWGASGGWAVITCPCGIIYSVKFNLRAESPRDFADLLLSWKFFPNITVYDYPRGLVSHLKKRCAKDTPFTIHDGRLVEATPENIRQATEKKLAVNLPWLKHRKEPEDKGGHPVTGSLEHYCLSDVFHQGNSKDEKDVLRKIEMVPELAGRLNSQCAEQLFAGMRKNNYFLNMLNPSTHIFLQRNILHHFNLRKNTKTKQNILKVAGPHANLVLDKNGCIIMGCEKNQQHACSLEASVIQTHQCSLDDSLTSLQTTGANKFTWTQKPNNTEITLLAQVLDQTRDPAEYVACVDGQVLTRGDMFTLGLSQDMNGQILNSCLKVVERMCINKGIKVFAGNSHVVHTWFPPLSLDPAQHLPPQAQDLDWVLIPVWHPGHWTLCRSLSSDVIWSMDRICWQRC, translated from the exons ATGCAAAAACCAGGAAGTCAGCAAAAG ATGCACGTATCAATTTGTAACACTGGGATCGGAGCTAAAATTGTTCCGTACTGCATGAACAACAAGTACTACTGTCCCCTTTGCTCATACAGTGCGGATGAGTCTTACAAGGTTAAGAACCACATTGCAAGAACTGCTGTGGTTCAACATAACG AATTCCATATCTTCAGATGTGGCCTACCATGTAGAGACACCACTCACTTCCATTGTCCTTactgtttttccaccattgaCAGAAGGGACAGGTTTGTTAATCATTTGGTTAATCACAGAATGACTTTTCACATGGTGTCCAGCTGTGCAGCAGCCCAGCCACCTGTCCACCTACCAGCTACAGACATCCAGGCTACACAGGCGCCTGTCCGTCCAGCAGCTACAGACATCCAGGCTACACAGGCGCCTGTCCGTCCAGCAGCTACAGACATCCAGGCTACACAGGCGCCTGTCCGCTCAGAAGATATGATTACATGTGAAATGTGCAATCTGCGCCTGAGAAAAAAGAATCTTCGtattcatttgaaaagaaaacaccatgAAAAAGTGGAGCTGATTTCACAAAATCATCATTTAAGGAGTCAGTGTGTGGATgcaaaaaaaggtgtttttgcTGTTCAGAAATCCTTTTGTGGTCCATCAAAACCTATACATGTAATCAAAAACACCTGGTCACAATTTCACAGATCAGAGTGTGAGCTTGACAGGTGTAATGTGAATGCACAATTTGCCAAGCGAAGTGGGATTTTGCCTTTTGAGTGTGAACACATTCAATCATTACGCTTTTGTCCACGCGCCACAGACTCAGAAGGACCTCTGTCTGAAACTACCCTCAACATCCTGGTTGACAACTTATGGTTcagtgttaaaagaaaagaagaacttttaaaaaatcagcaagAGGCGCTATCAAGTAATACGCCGTTTTCAGTTCTTCTTTTTGGCAGTGGGACAGACACAACTTTTCACGTGTCTATCTTTGAACCAAAAATGGCATTTTTCAGCAGACTTGGAAGGGTGATTGTCACTTACGACAAAGGAAAAAATACCTGGCATTGTGCATGTACAGAGGGCAAAAGGTCCTGTACGCACAAGGCTACGGCAAAGTGgcatctttttgaaaaaatgccAGACATGTTCAAAGCAGCAGTACATTCAGAGGAGGATGTTATGTGTGGGACAACAGTATCAGAATGTCAGGAGGAAAGTGGTTCCATTACTGATGATGCAGCAGAGAGGATAATCAAGTATTTGATTTACCACAAGAAAATACCTGCTGATCTTCCTGACAGTCTTATCACCAGAAGTAGAGACGCCAAGTCTCTCAATGGGTTCCCCAAACATCTGATCCCATCAGAGACTGAATGCACAGAATGTGGACAGCACGCCAGTCTTGGTGACCCTCAGTTGTTGTCTTCCACTGCTAAAATAGTGACTCTGACAGGAGTAGTTAAAG GTATATCAACATACAGGAAGACTTGCCCCAACTGTTCGATGGTTTACCGATATCAAGACTGGGAAGATGGTATTCACAACTTCAACGATCACTTGCTGCTGTCCATACATTTTTGTCTGGTACTGAGGAATGCATTGCAG ACTCACACTGCTGTAAGTCGCATAATCGAAACTATCGAATACACAGAAGGAGAGAACTTTCCTTTCAAGGATCGAATCCTGCAGGCATATCTGTCGTTTGAAGGTCTAAGTGACCATGATTACCAATACTCATGTGATTCATGTGGGTATCATCCTGCAATTGTTGTCATGGATCTACATAAGAAAGGTGTTTTCAGCATGCCAG ttagTGAAATACCAAACCCACCTCAGCAATATAATGGCGAAGTTAATGCGCGCTCATTTTGGGAAGCGGTTACTATGGAAGTGATTAGCCGTGGACTTTATCCAC CTGGCTGCAAGAATCCTTTTGTTGTAAAGCCTACTTATCACAACTGGTCCCCCTGGATTGGACCACAGACAAGACGATCTGACATTTTGATCAACACAGAGAGTGAAAAAGTCCACTTGCCTGATTCCGACAGTGATGTAGACCAGTTTCTCACAGAAGAGCGGCTTGCAGATGAGGTTCTCAATCTCAAG ctaccTGAGATCAGGAGACTCTGCAGTCAATGTGGAATTGACAGCAGAGGTTCTAAGATGGATCTTGTGCTCCATCTGCGGGACAAAATGGCTTCTAGAGCCACATATAACAAGGTTTTTGAGAAAGTGTGGGGTGCCTCTG gTGGATGGGCTGTAATCACTTGTCCCTGTGGCATTATTTATTCTGTAAAGTTTAACCTGAGAGCGGAGAGCCCTAGAGACTTTGCAGACCTTCTTTTATCCTGGAAGTTTTTTCCCAATATTACAGTGTATGACTACCCCAGGGGATTGGTAAGTCATCTAAAGAAGAGGTGTGCTAAGGATACCCCATTTACCATCCACGATGGTAGATTGGTTGAGGCCACCCCTGAAAACATAAGACAagctactgaaaaaaaacttgctgTAAACTTACCCTGGTTGAAGCACAGGAAAGAACCAGAAGACAAGGGAGGGCATCCTGTCACTGGCTCATTAGAGCATTATTGTCTGAGTGACGTTTTCCACCAAGGCAATAGTAAGGATGAGAAGGATGTCTTGCGGAAGATTGAGATGGTTCCGGAACTGGCAGGAAGATTAAACAGCCAGTGTGCAGAGCAACTATTTGCAGGCATGAGGAAAAATAACTACTTCCTGAATATGCTCAACCCATCCACGCACATctttctgcaaagaaacatCCTCCACCATTTCAATCTTAGGAAgaacacaaaaaccaaacaaaacattctaAAAGTTGCGGGGCCGCATGCAAATTTGGTCCTAGACAAAAATGGATGCATCATAATGG GCTGTGAGAAAAACCAGCAACATGCTTGCAGTTTGGAAGCCAGCGTTATTCAAACTCACCAATGTTCTCTTGATGACTCTTTGACAAGCTTACAAACAACTGGAGCAAATAAATTCACCTGGACTCAAAAGCCTAATAACACAGAAATTACTTtg CTTGCTCAAGTATTGGACCAAACCAGAGATCCAGCTGAATATGTTGCTTGTGTTGATGGGCAGGTCCTCACCAGAGGAGACATGTTCACTCTTGGTTTATCGCAAGACATGAATGGGCAG ATTCTGAACTCCTGTCTGAAAGTTGTTGAAAGAATGTGCATCAACAAG GGCATCAAAGTTTTTGCAGGAAACAGTCATGTAGTCCACACCTGGTTTCCACCTCTTTCCCTTGACCCAGCACAACACCTACCA CCGCAGGCACAAGATCTGGACTGGGTTCTGATTCCTGTGTGGCATCCTGGACATTGGACACTATGC AGAAGTCTGTCTTCAGATGTCATCTGGTCCATGGACAGAATTTGTTGGCAACGATGTTGA
- the zisupton gene encoding uncharacterized protein LOC102220758 isoform X2, with protein MASRATYNKVFEKVWGASGGWAVITCPCGIIYSVKFNLRAESPRDFADLLLSWKFFPNITVYDYPRGLVSHLKKRCAKDTPFTIHDGRLVEATPENIRQATEKKLAVNLPWLKHRKEPEDKGGHPVTGSLEHYCLSDVFHQGNSKDEKDVLRKIEMVPELAGRLNSQCAEQLFAGMRKNNYFLNMLNPSTHIFLQRNILHHFNLRKNTKTKQNILKVAGPHANLVLDKNGCIIMGCEKNQQHACSLEASVIQTHQCSLDDSLTSLQTTGANKFTWTQKPNNTEITLLAQVLDQTRDPAEYVACVDGQVLTRGDMFTLGLSQDMNGQVSLNIFQAISVLKLFFMLLKYDCYNSSKILNSCLKVVERMCINKGIKVFAGNSHVVHTWFPPLSLDPAQHLPVHPVDKFMFTFGGQIHHNILII; from the exons ATGGCTTCTAGAGCCACATATAACAAGGTTTTTGAGAAAGTGTGGGGTGCCTCTG gTGGATGGGCTGTAATCACTTGTCCCTGTGGCATTATTTATTCTGTAAAGTTTAACCTGAGAGCGGAGAGCCCTAGAGACTTTGCAGACCTTCTTTTATCCTGGAAGTTTTTTCCCAATATTACAGTGTATGACTACCCCAGGGGATTGGTAAGTCATCTAAAGAAGAGGTGTGCTAAGGATACCCCATTTACCATCCACGATGGTAGATTGGTTGAGGCCACCCCTGAAAACATAAGACAagctactgaaaaaaaacttgctgTAAACTTACCCTGGTTGAAGCACAGGAAAGAACCAGAAGACAAGGGAGGGCATCCTGTCACTGGCTCATTAGAGCATTATTGTCTGAGTGACGTTTTCCACCAAGGCAATAGTAAGGATGAGAAGGATGTCTTGCGGAAGATTGAGATGGTTCCGGAACTGGCAGGAAGATTAAACAGCCAGTGTGCAGAGCAACTATTTGCAGGCATGAGGAAAAATAACTACTTCCTGAATATGCTCAACCCATCCACGCACATctttctgcaaagaaacatCCTCCACCATTTCAATCTTAGGAAgaacacaaaaaccaaacaaaacattctaAAAGTTGCGGGGCCGCATGCAAATTTGGTCCTAGACAAAAATGGATGCATCATAATGG GCTGTGAGAAAAACCAGCAACATGCTTGCAGTTTGGAAGCCAGCGTTATTCAAACTCACCAATGTTCTCTTGATGACTCTTTGACAAGCTTACAAACAACTGGAGCAAATAAATTCACCTGGACTCAAAAGCCTAATAACACAGAAATTACTTtg CTTGCTCAAGTATTGGACCAAACCAGAGATCCAGCTGAATATGTTGCTTGTGTTGATGGGCAGGTCCTCACCAGAGGAGACATGTTCACTCTTGGTTTATCGCAAGACATGAATGGGCAGgtgagtttaaatatttttcaagccATATCAgtgttaaagttgttttttatgttgttaaaatatgaCTGCTACAATTCTTCAAAGATTCTGAACTCCTGTCTGAAAGTTGTTGAAAGAATGTGCATCAACAAG GGCATCAAAGTTTTTGCAGGAAACAGTCATGTAGTCCACACCTGGTTTCCACCTCTTTCCCTTGACCCAGCACAACACCTACCAGTACATCCTGTTGATAAATTTATGTTCACCTTTGGAGGTCAGATTCACCacaatatattaattatttga
- the zisupton gene encoding uncharacterized protein LOC102220758 has protein sequence MQKPGSQQKMHVSICNTGIGAKIVPYCMNNKYYCPLCSYSADESYKVKNHIARTAVVQHNEFHIFRCGLPCRDTTHFHCPYCFSTIDRRDRFVNHLVNHRMTFHMVSSCAAAQPPVHLPATDIQATQAPVRPAATDIQATQAPVRPAATDIQATQAPVRSEDMITCEMCNLRLRKKNLRIHLKRKHHEKVELISQNHHLRSQCVDAKKGVFAVQKSFCGPSKPIHVIKNTWSQFHRSECELDRCNVNAQFAKRSGILPFECEHIQSLRFCPRATDSEGPLSETTLNILVDNLWFSVKRKEELLKNQQEALSSNTPFSVLLFGSGTDTTFHVSIFEPKMAFFSRLGRVIVTYDKGKNTWHCACTEGKRSCTHKATAKWHLFEKMPDMFKAAVHSEEDVMCGTTVSECQEESGSITDDAAERIIKYLIYHKKIPADLPDSLITRSRDAKSLNGFPKHLIPSETECTECGQHASLGDPQLLSSTAKIVTLTGVVKGISTYRKTCPNCSMVYRYQDWEDGIHNFNDHLLLSIHFCLVLRNALQTHTAVSRIIETIEYTEGENFPFKDRILQAYLSFEGLSDHDYQYSCDSCGYHPAIVVMDLHKKGVFSMPVSEIPNPPQQYNGEVNARSFWEAVTMEVISRGLYPPGCKNPFVVKPTYHNWSPWIGPQTRRSDILINTESEKVHLPDSDSDVDQFLTEERLADEVLNLKLPEIRRLCSQCGIDSRGSKMDLVLHLRDKMASRATYNKVFEKVWGASGGWAVITCPCGIIYSVKFNLRAESPRDFADLLLSWKFFPNITVYDYPRGLVSHLKKRCAKDTPFTIHDGRLVEATPENIRQATEKKLAVNLPWLKHRKEPEDKGGHPVTGSLEHYCLSDVFHQGNSKDEKDVLRKIEMVPELAGRLNSQCAEQLFAGMRKNNYFLNMLNPSTHIFLQRNILHHFNLRKNTKTKQNILKVAGPHANLVLDKNGCIIMGCEKNQQHACSLEASVIQTHQCSLDDSLTSLQTTGANKFTWTQKPNNTEITLLAQVLDQTRDPAEYVACVDGQVLTRGDMFTLGLSQDMNGQILNSCLKVVERMCINKGIKVFAGNSHVVHTWFPPLSLDPAQHLPPQAQDLDWVLIPVWHPGHWTLCILKPKHREIFFLDSINGTGFTDENRIRTLREVCLQMSSGPWTEFVGNDVEGLPKQGLSNNCGMFVVMYALYFVMGASFDFSENDMMTIRRWWSLTLLTNFPVKSREELQKERKRKKVEEREKCETLFADDHNYAKATEAQIEVQSIPPILQMPLIVLEAILQEVILAQGDTAYLTLALTCKSFEAIVSDPVFRKKTHFAWLDGEINWENFSESFKAENRIPFAVIQCSSCNRQYKDSVGFTGHGRRGEFPRYYCDGIPGHCPECQY, from the exons ATGCAAAAACCAGGAAGTCAGCAAAAG ATGCACGTATCAATTTGTAACACTGGGATCGGAGCTAAAATTGTTCCGTACTGCATGAACAACAAGTACTACTGTCCCCTTTGCTCATACAGTGCGGATGAGTCTTACAAGGTTAAGAACCACATTGCAAGAACTGCTGTGGTTCAACATAACG AATTCCATATCTTCAGATGTGGCCTACCATGTAGAGACACCACTCACTTCCATTGTCCTTactgtttttccaccattgaCAGAAGGGACAGGTTTGTTAATCATTTGGTTAATCACAGAATGACTTTTCACATGGTGTCCAGCTGTGCAGCAGCCCAGCCACCTGTCCACCTACCAGCTACAGACATCCAGGCTACACAGGCGCCTGTCCGTCCAGCAGCTACAGACATCCAGGCTACACAGGCGCCTGTCCGTCCAGCAGCTACAGACATCCAGGCTACACAGGCGCCTGTCCGCTCAGAAGATATGATTACATGTGAAATGTGCAATCTGCGCCTGAGAAAAAAGAATCTTCGtattcatttgaaaagaaaacaccatgAAAAAGTGGAGCTGATTTCACAAAATCATCATTTAAGGAGTCAGTGTGTGGATgcaaaaaaaggtgtttttgcTGTTCAGAAATCCTTTTGTGGTCCATCAAAACCTATACATGTAATCAAAAACACCTGGTCACAATTTCACAGATCAGAGTGTGAGCTTGACAGGTGTAATGTGAATGCACAATTTGCCAAGCGAAGTGGGATTTTGCCTTTTGAGTGTGAACACATTCAATCATTACGCTTTTGTCCACGCGCCACAGACTCAGAAGGACCTCTGTCTGAAACTACCCTCAACATCCTGGTTGACAACTTATGGTTcagtgttaaaagaaaagaagaacttttaaaaaatcagcaagAGGCGCTATCAAGTAATACGCCGTTTTCAGTTCTTCTTTTTGGCAGTGGGACAGACACAACTTTTCACGTGTCTATCTTTGAACCAAAAATGGCATTTTTCAGCAGACTTGGAAGGGTGATTGTCACTTACGACAAAGGAAAAAATACCTGGCATTGTGCATGTACAGAGGGCAAAAGGTCCTGTACGCACAAGGCTACGGCAAAGTGgcatctttttgaaaaaatgccAGACATGTTCAAAGCAGCAGTACATTCAGAGGAGGATGTTATGTGTGGGACAACAGTATCAGAATGTCAGGAGGAAAGTGGTTCCATTACTGATGATGCAGCAGAGAGGATAATCAAGTATTTGATTTACCACAAGAAAATACCTGCTGATCTTCCTGACAGTCTTATCACCAGAAGTAGAGACGCCAAGTCTCTCAATGGGTTCCCCAAACATCTGATCCCATCAGAGACTGAATGCACAGAATGTGGACAGCACGCCAGTCTTGGTGACCCTCAGTTGTTGTCTTCCACTGCTAAAATAGTGACTCTGACAGGAGTAGTTAAAG GTATATCAACATACAGGAAGACTTGCCCCAACTGTTCGATGGTTTACCGATATCAAGACTGGGAAGATGGTATTCACAACTTCAACGATCACTTGCTGCTGTCCATACATTTTTGTCTGGTACTGAGGAATGCATTGCAG ACTCACACTGCTGTAAGTCGCATAATCGAAACTATCGAATACACAGAAGGAGAGAACTTTCCTTTCAAGGATCGAATCCTGCAGGCATATCTGTCGTTTGAAGGTCTAAGTGACCATGATTACCAATACTCATGTGATTCATGTGGGTATCATCCTGCAATTGTTGTCATGGATCTACATAAGAAAGGTGTTTTCAGCATGCCAG ttagTGAAATACCAAACCCACCTCAGCAATATAATGGCGAAGTTAATGCGCGCTCATTTTGGGAAGCGGTTACTATGGAAGTGATTAGCCGTGGACTTTATCCAC CTGGCTGCAAGAATCCTTTTGTTGTAAAGCCTACTTATCACAACTGGTCCCCCTGGATTGGACCACAGACAAGACGATCTGACATTTTGATCAACACAGAGAGTGAAAAAGTCCACTTGCCTGATTCCGACAGTGATGTAGACCAGTTTCTCACAGAAGAGCGGCTTGCAGATGAGGTTCTCAATCTCAAG ctaccTGAGATCAGGAGACTCTGCAGTCAATGTGGAATTGACAGCAGAGGTTCTAAGATGGATCTTGTGCTCCATCTGCGGGACAAAATGGCTTCTAGAGCCACATATAACAAGGTTTTTGAGAAAGTGTGGGGTGCCTCTG gTGGATGGGCTGTAATCACTTGTCCCTGTGGCATTATTTATTCTGTAAAGTTTAACCTGAGAGCGGAGAGCCCTAGAGACTTTGCAGACCTTCTTTTATCCTGGAAGTTTTTTCCCAATATTACAGTGTATGACTACCCCAGGGGATTGGTAAGTCATCTAAAGAAGAGGTGTGCTAAGGATACCCCATTTACCATCCACGATGGTAGATTGGTTGAGGCCACCCCTGAAAACATAAGACAagctactgaaaaaaaacttgctgTAAACTTACCCTGGTTGAAGCACAGGAAAGAACCAGAAGACAAGGGAGGGCATCCTGTCACTGGCTCATTAGAGCATTATTGTCTGAGTGACGTTTTCCACCAAGGCAATAGTAAGGATGAGAAGGATGTCTTGCGGAAGATTGAGATGGTTCCGGAACTGGCAGGAAGATTAAACAGCCAGTGTGCAGAGCAACTATTTGCAGGCATGAGGAAAAATAACTACTTCCTGAATATGCTCAACCCATCCACGCACATctttctgcaaagaaacatCCTCCACCATTTCAATCTTAGGAAgaacacaaaaaccaaacaaaacattctaAAAGTTGCGGGGCCGCATGCAAATTTGGTCCTAGACAAAAATGGATGCATCATAATGG GCTGTGAGAAAAACCAGCAACATGCTTGCAGTTTGGAAGCCAGCGTTATTCAAACTCACCAATGTTCTCTTGATGACTCTTTGACAAGCTTACAAACAACTGGAGCAAATAAATTCACCTGGACTCAAAAGCCTAATAACACAGAAATTACTTtg CTTGCTCAAGTATTGGACCAAACCAGAGATCCAGCTGAATATGTTGCTTGTGTTGATGGGCAGGTCCTCACCAGAGGAGACATGTTCACTCTTGGTTTATCGCAAGACATGAATGGGCAG ATTCTGAACTCCTGTCTGAAAGTTGTTGAAAGAATGTGCATCAACAAG GGCATCAAAGTTTTTGCAGGAAACAGTCATGTAGTCCACACCTGGTTTCCACCTCTTTCCCTTGACCCAGCACAACACCTACCA CCGCAGGCACAAGATCTGGACTGGGTTCTGATTCCTGTGTGGCATCCTGGACATTGGACACTATGC ATTCTGAAGCCTAAACATAGGGAGATTTTCTTCCTTGATTCTATCAATGGCACTGGCTTCACTGATGAAAACCGCATCAGAACATTAAG AGAAGTCTGTCTTCAGATGTCATCTGGTCCATGGACAGAATTTGTTGGCAACGATGTTGAG GGATTGCCGAAACAAGGACTGTCCAACAACTGTGGAATGTTTGTAGTGATG TATGCACTGTACTTTGTGATGGGAGCATCATTTGATTTCAGCGAG AATGATATGATGACAATACGAAGATGGTGGTCTCTCACTCTCTTGACAAACTTCCCTGTGAA GTCCAGAGAAGAACTGCAAAAGGAGAGAAAGCGGAAAAAAGTTGAGGAAAGGGAAAAATGTGAG ACTCTGTTTGCTGATGACCACAACTATGCCAAAGCAACCGAGGCACAAATTGag